The Chrysiogenia bacterium DNA segment GGCCAGTCCGCGCTTTGTCTACATCGATTACACCAACGAAGTGGCGGCCACGCCGGGGCAGGCCTTTGCGTTTCTCGAAGACATCGCGCGCTGGCCGCAGTGGATCCGCCGCATCCCGAAGGCCCGCGACGTCGATTCGGGCGAGTGGCAGGTTGGCCACGCCATCGAATTCAGACCCGACTTCGCGCCCGCGCCGCTGAAGATGCACGTCTTTCACTACGAAAAAGATCGCGTGCTGGGCTGGGGCCTGGGGCGCCCGGGAAGCCTGCGCGGCTCCATCGAACACCGCTTCGACTTCGAGCCCGCCGGCGAAACCCGCTGCCGCATCCGCCACCGCGAAATCGCAGAGGGCCCGCTGGCGCTTCTCACCTGGCCCATGCAGCCGCTCGTCCACAAGTTCAACCGCGACTGGGCCGACGACTTCGTGCGGGCATTCGGGGGGT contains these protein-coding regions:
- a CDS encoding SRPBCC family protein, whose protein sequence is MASPRFVYIDYTNEVAATPGQAFAFLEDIARWPQWIRRIPKARDVDSGEWQVGHAIEFRPDFAPAPLKMHVFHYEKDRVLGWGLGRPGSLRGSIEHRFDFEPAGETRCRIRHREIAEGPLALLTWPMQPLVHKFNRDWADDFVRAFGG